The segment AGGCCTGCGCGACCCGGACCATCAGGTCCTGCGACGCCAAATCGAGTTGCGCCTCGGACTGCCTGACCTGGATCTTCGCCTGGTCGTAGATCACCCGGTTGTCGCGGCGATAGAGGGGCTGAGTCACCGTGACGCCGTAGTTGTAGGTATTGAAGCTTTCGGTGCCGGAAGTGAACAGGCTGCTTTTGTACTCGGTATCCAGCCGGTTCCAGTTGTAGCCGGCGTCGAAATCCACCCGCGGCAGCAGAAGCGCTCGCCCTTGCGGCAGCCTCTCCTGCCCGGCGATAAATTGCGCCTTGGCGGCGGCGTATTGCGCGTCCTGCAGCTGCGCATCGCGGTAAAGGCTCAGCAGATCCGCACAGTACACGGGCGACGCGGACAATGCGCCCGCCACCAGCCACCAGAGTCGATTCATCGGGACCTCCCCCTTCTGTTATCCATGTTGATGACCCGCGGCGCGCTGGCCGCCCTGCGCTCCCGGCCACGCGGCGTGAGCCCGTTGATCGTCATGTCCAGGTGCAGCTCCAGGTAGCGCTCAGGATCGATGTGCTTGCTGTCGCAGATGTCGAAGGAATGCCGCCACAACAGCAGATAAACCATCGGCGCCAGCAACAGGCGGGTGGCGTAATTGGCATCGACCTCGCGGAATTCCCCGCTGCGGATGCCCTGCTCGAGCACGCCCTGCACCAGGCGAAAGCTGCGCGTGATCACCTCGTCGTAGTAAAACTTTCCGATTTCGGGAAAGTTCCGGCACTCCGAGAACATCAGCTTGGGAATGCCTCCGAGCTTCGTGTCGCCCACCGACGCCCACCAGCCGAACATGATCTGCCGCAGCAGATCGCTGGCGCGTCCCTTGTGTTCCTCCAGCTGGCGCTCGCCGCGTTCGATCAGCGGCACGATACCGGAGCGGATCACCGCCTTGAACAGCTCCTCCTTGCTGGAGAAGTACAGATACAGCGTCCCCTTGCTGACACCGGCTCGCGCTGCCACGTCATCCAACCGGGTCGCGGCGTAGCCTCTTTCGACGAACAGGTCCAGCGCCGCCGCCAGCAGCTCGGCGGGGCGCGCCTCCTTGCGGCGGGTCCAGCGCCGATCGGGTCTTGGCAGGTGCATGACGGACGAAAATGACCGAGCGGTCAGCAATATACCGTGCCGCGCGAGTGCGTCAAGAAGTTTGACTCACGGGCTCTATAATCGTCGTATGCCGCAGGACGTGACGGTCCCCCCGGTCCATCCGCAGGCGGAATGCACCATGGCTTCCACGAGGCCGCCGGCCGTAGCCGGGCTGTTCTATCCCTCCGAGGCGCGCGATCTGCAACGGGAAGTCGCGCGCCTGCTCGCAGCGGCGTCGACGCCTGCGCGAGCGCCGCTGCCCAAGGCCTTGCTCGTCCCGCATGCGGGTTACGTCTACTCGGGCCCGGTGGCCGCGAGCGGGTATGCGCGCATCGCGCCGCTGCATGGCCGCATCGAGCGGGTCGTCCTGCTCGGCCCGGCGCATCGGGTGGCGGTGCGCGGCCTGGCACTGCCCTCGGTCGACGCGTTCGCCACGCCGCTCGGCGCGGTCCGCCTCGATCGCCCGAGCATGCAGGCGCTCGCCGGCTGGCCGCAGGTTTGCGTGAGCGACCGCGCGCACGCCGAGGAGCACTCGCTGGAAGTACATCTGCCGTTTCTGCAGGCGC is part of the Burkholderiales bacterium genome and harbors:
- the amrB gene encoding AmmeMemoRadiSam system protein B; translation: MASTRPPAVAGLFYPSEARDLQREVARLLAAASTPARAPLPKALLVPHAGYVYSGPVAASGYARIAPLHGRIERVVLLGPAHRVAVRGLALPSVDAFATPLGAVRLDRPSMQALAGWPQVCVSDRAHAEEHSLEVHLPFLQALLEDFSLVPFAVGDATEWEVAAVLERLWGGDETLVVVSSDLSHYLPYTGARAMDEATARRILRLEPGLDHDQACGAAPINGLLVTAQSRRLGCELIDLRNSGDTAGDCSRVVGYGAFGFYESGRR
- a CDS encoding TetR/AcrR family transcriptional regulator; the encoded protein is MHLPRPDRRWTRRKEARPAELLAAALDLFVERGYAATRLDDVAARAGVSKGTLYLYFSSKEELFKAVIRSGIVPLIERGERQLEEHKGRASDLLRQIMFGWWASVGDTKLGGIPKLMFSECRNFPEIGKFYYDEVITRSFRLVQGVLEQGIRSGEFREVDANYATRLLLAPMVYLLLWRHSFDICDSKHIDPERYLELHLDMTINGLTPRGRERRAASAPRVINMDNRRGRSR